A section of the Chloroflexota bacterium genome encodes:
- a CDS encoding nucleotidyltransferase family protein, whose product MVLAAGRSERFGSPKPLIRWGDVTLVAHQVRTLAALDEVAEVLVVTGHRAEDVRAALDGLPARTLHNPDYAQGRATSVACAARALPPDCDGILLVSVDQPLHSLALADLVAGWRAASGDIVRPVHEGRHGHPVIFPGDLRDELAAVDDSTEGPRAVVRRHAARLRDAPTAYPHVLLNLNTRAAYDAALDAFGLR is encoded by the coding sequence GTGGTGCTGGCCGCCGGGCGCTCGGAGCGCTTCGGCTCGCCCAAGCCGCTGATCCGGTGGGGCGACGTCACGCTGGTGGCGCACCAGGTGCGGACGCTCGCGGCGCTCGATGAGGTCGCTGAGGTGCTCGTCGTCACCGGCCATCGCGCCGAGGACGTGCGAGCGGCGCTGGACGGCCTGCCCGCGCGGACGCTGCACAACCCGGACTACGCGCAAGGCCGGGCAACGTCCGTGGCCTGCGCGGCGCGCGCCCTGCCGCCGGACTGCGACGGCATCCTGCTAGTCAGCGTCGACCAGCCGCTGCATTCGCTCGCGCTCGCCGACCTGGTCGCCGGCTGGCGCGCCGCGTCCGGCGACATCGTGCGGCCTGTTCACGAGGGCCGGCACGGGCATCCAGTCATTTTCCCCGGCGACCTGCGCGACGAGCTGGCCGCCGTGGACGACTCCACCGAAGGCCCCCGCGCCGTGGTCCGCCGTCACGCCGCCCGCCTGCGGGACGCGCCCACCGCTTACCCACACGTCCTGCTCAACCTGAACACCCGCGCGGCCTACGACGCCGCCCTGGACGCGTTCGGGTTGCGGTAG
- a CDS encoding FAD-binding protein, translating into MATATSTFSVGRIALAGALRRALGDDWVMSEPDEVAIYAYDGSVEHALPDAVVFPRDTADVQAVVRIAHELGVPIIGRGAGTGLSGGAIAACGGIVVSTSRMNRILEVDYRNMRAVVEAGVVNADLSAHTSGYGFHYAPDPSSQAACTIGGNIATNAGGPHTLLHGVTTNHVLGVEFVTLDGRIVTAGGGALDHPGYDLAGLFCGSEGTLGVATKAVVRLVRTPDQVRTMLASFDEVAQSSAAVSGIIAAGIVPAAMEMMDQISLEAIAQYVPAANLPIDKAAVLLIELEGVAAELEPQEAAIRGVFAEHGAHEVRVAADARERALLWLGRKSAFGAMGRISPNYYVQDGVIPRTTITDVLAQIAAVSDFFKITIANVFHAGDGNLHPLLLFDDRENGALDRVIECGTSVLKVCADAGGMLSGEHGIGMEKHRNMGLVYSDADLERMQCLRQVFNPRNLFNPGKIFPTAVSCAEVNNLRRGGSADAHP; encoded by the coding sequence CCTACGACGGCTCGGTGGAGCACGCGCTGCCCGACGCGGTCGTCTTCCCGCGGGACACGGCCGATGTTCAGGCGGTGGTGCGCATCGCCCACGAGCTTGGCGTGCCCATCATTGGCCGCGGGGCGGGCACCGGGCTGAGCGGCGGGGCGATCGCCGCGTGCGGCGGAATCGTGGTGAGCACCTCGCGCATGAACCGCATTCTCGAGGTGGACTACCGCAACATGCGCGCGGTGGTGGAGGCCGGCGTGGTGAACGCGGACCTGAGCGCGCACACCTCGGGCTACGGGTTTCACTACGCGCCTGATCCGTCGAGCCAGGCGGCCTGCACCATCGGCGGCAACATCGCCACCAACGCCGGCGGCCCGCACACGCTGCTCCATGGCGTGACCACCAACCACGTGCTGGGGGTCGAGTTCGTGACCCTCGATGGGCGAATCGTCACGGCCGGCGGCGGGGCGCTGGATCATCCCGGCTACGACCTGGCGGGGCTCTTCTGCGGCAGCGAGGGCACGCTGGGCGTCGCCACCAAGGCCGTCGTGCGCCTGGTTCGCACGCCGGACCAGGTGCGCACCATGCTGGCGTCCTTCGACGAGGTCGCCCAGTCCAGCGCCGCGGTTTCCGGGATCATCGCCGCGGGCATCGTGCCGGCGGCCATGGAGATGATGGACCAGATATCGCTGGAGGCCATCGCCCAGTACGTGCCGGCGGCAAACCTGCCCATCGACAAGGCCGCCGTGCTGCTGATCGAGCTGGAAGGCGTGGCCGCCGAGCTGGAGCCGCAGGAAGCGGCGATCCGCGGCGTGTTCGCCGAGCACGGCGCGCACGAGGTGCGCGTGGCCGCCGACGCGCGCGAGCGCGCGCTGCTCTGGCTGGGGCGCAAGAGCGCGTTCGGGGCCATGGGACGAATCTCGCCGAACTACTACGTGCAGGACGGCGTGATTCCGCGCACGACCATTACCGACGTGCTGGCGCAGATCGCGGCCGTGAGCGATTTCTTCAAGATCACCATCGCCAACGTGTTTCACGCCGGCGACGGGAATCTGCACCCGCTGCTGCTGTTCGACGACCGCGAAAACGGCGCCCTGGACCGCGTGATCGAGTGCGGCACGTCCGTGCTGAAAGTGTGCGCCGACGCAGGCGGCATGCTGAGCGGCGAGCACGGCATCGGGATGGAGAAGCACCGCAACATGGGGCTCGTGTACAGCGACGCCGACCTGGAGCGCATGCAGTGCCTGCGGCAGGTCTTCAATCCGCGCAACCTGTTCAACCCGGGCAAAATCTTCCCCACCGCGGTCTCGTGCGCCGAGGTGAACAACCTGCGCCGCGGCGGCTCCGCCGACGCCCACCCATAG